A genomic stretch from Myxococcota bacterium includes:
- a CDS encoding GTP-binding protein, with protein sequence MLEELELRDVEAYLDRHERKELLRFLTCGSVDDGKSTLIGRLLHDSKLIYEDQLAAVARDSRKEGTTGGEIDLALLLDGLKAEREQGITIDVAYRYFSTEKRKFIIADCPGHEQYTRN encoded by the coding sequence ATGCTGGAAGAGCTCGAGCTGCGCGACGTCGAGGCGTATCTCGACCGCCACGAACGCAAGGAGCTGCTGCGCTTCCTGACCTGCGGCTCGGTCGACGACGGCAAGAGCACGCTGATCGGCCGGCTCCTGCACGACTCGAAGCTGATCTACGAGGACCAGCTCGCGGCGGTGGCGCGTGACTCGCGCAAGGAGGGCACGACCGGGGGCGAGATCGACCTGGCGCTCCTGCTCGACGGGCTCAAGGCCGAGCGCGAGCAGGGCATCACGATCGACGTCGCCTACCGCTACTTCTCGACCGAGAAGCGCAAGTTCATCATCGCCGACTGCCCGGGTCACGAGCAGTACACGCGCAACA